DNA from Castellaniella sp. MT123:
CAGCGCCTTGGATTCCTGGACATCGCGGACGCAGTGCACCGCGTCGCAGGCCGCCTCATAATCGTGAGGCGGCAGCCGATGGTCGTCCGGGTAGGCGCGCATCAGGTCGCTGGCGCTGGTCGCCATCGGGCTGTCCAGGTAGATCGGCACGTTGCGCAGCCGGCCGGCGCGGCGCAGCAGCCACATTCCGTAGATCAGCAATTGGGCACGCCCGACCGCGAAAGCGGGCACCACCACCGTGCCCCCACGCTTTACCGTGCGCTCGATCACCTCACCCAACGCCTGCATGGGATCGCCGGGCTCATGCAGACGATCGCCATAGGTGGACTCGATCACCACATAATCCGCGTCGGGCACAGGATCCGGATCATGCATCACGAGGTCGTTGTAGCGGCCCAGGTCGCCCGAAAATGCGATGCGTACGCCACCGATATCCACCTGGGCGGTCGTCGCCCCCAGGATATGGCCCGCACGACGCAGCAGCAACGATGCCTCGCCCGGCAGCGCCTGCTGGTGATACAGCGGCACAGAGTGGAACAACCTGATCGCGCGCTCGGCATCGGCCGACCCATACAGCGGCAACGCCGGCTCGTGTTTGCTGAAGCCCTTGCGGTTGGCGAAGTCGGCATCCTTTTCCTGCAAAAAGGCGCTGTCGCGCAATATCAGGGCGGCAACGTCCCGGGTAGCCGCCGTGGCATGGATCCGGCCACGAAAGCCATCACGCGCCAGGCGCGGCAGGTATCCGCAATGGTCCAGGTGCGCGTGCGTCAGCACCACCGCGTCGACCGACTGCGGCTCGACGGGCAGACGCTGCCAATTCAGTTCGCGCAGGTTTGCCAGGCCCTGAAACAGGCCGCAGTCGACCATGATGCGAGTATCGCCATGAGTCAGCAGGTGCTTCGAGCCCGTGACAGTGCCTGCGGCACCCAAAAAGGTCAAAGATGGCATGGCCTACCGCCCCCGAATCTGATCGATCAGCCGCCGGTCGCGCTTGGTCGGCCGGCCGGCAGCCAGATCCAGCGCCGGTTCCGGCGCCAGGCGGCGCTGCTCGGCAGCCCGCGCACGCGCCGCCGTGCTGTCGGCCGTTTCCTGATACAACAGGGCTGCCTGGGGCGCGGGGCCACGCGCGCCGCTAAGCGCCCGTACCTCGACCTCGATGTCGAAACCGGGTTTGCGCACCCGGATCCGGTCACCCACACCGACTTCGCGCGCCGGTTTGGCGACGAGCTGCTCGTTGATCTGAACACGCCCCGCCGCGACTTCATGCGCAGCCAGACTGCGGGTCTTGTAAAAACGCGCGGCCCATAGCCATTTGTCGAGTCGAAGCTTGTCCATCCAGTCATTTCCTCAGTGATGCTGCCAGAACGTCCCGTGCACATAGGTCGGCGTTTCCGCGTAGGGGGCCGGCGGTTGCCACAGCACGGCCACATACCAGGTCGACCACGCCACAATGATAAGCGACAACACCCAAAGCCACACCGGAATGGGTGATGGGGATTCGGCGCGGCGCGTGCCCGAACTCTTGGCAGCGATGCACAGGGCCAGCCCGATCATCGCCGGGCTGGCCCAGGCGTAAAAAGTGTCATTCGTGTGGATCGGTCGAAGACGCCCAAGTCAGTTCCGCATCGGCCTGTTCCTGTCCCGCGGGTCGTGAAACGATTGC
Protein-coding regions in this window:
- a CDS encoding RNA-binding S4 domain-containing protein, encoding MDKLRLDKWLWAARFYKTRSLAAHEVAAGRVQINEQLVAKPAREVGVGDRIRVRKPGFDIEVEVRALSGARGPAPQAALLYQETADSTAARARAAEQRRLAPEPALDLAAGRPTKRDRRLIDQIRGR
- a CDS encoding MBL fold metallo-hydrolase; the protein is MPSLTFLGAAGTVTGSKHLLTHGDTRIMVDCGLFQGLANLRELNWQRLPVEPQSVDAVVLTHAHLDHCGYLPRLARDGFRGRIHATAATRDVAALILRDSAFLQEKDADFANRKGFSKHEPALPLYGSADAERAIRLFHSVPLYHQQALPGEASLLLRRAGHILGATTAQVDIGGVRIAFSGDLGRYNDLVMHDPDPVPDADYVVIESTYGDRLHEPGDPMQALGEVIERTVKRGGTVVVPAFAVGRAQLLIYGMWLLRRAGRLRNVPIYLDSPMATSASDLMRAYPDDHRLPPHDYEAACDAVHCVRDVQESKALSANPYPKVIISASGMATGGRVLHHIAAFAPDHRNTLLFSGFQAAGTRGRKLLVGGARETRIHGQWIPVNAEVTELPTLSAHADSNDLMRWLAGFQRRPRRVFIVHGEPDASEALRVRIRRELGWDAIVPRQDQVCPL